The following nucleotide sequence is from Chloroflexota bacterium.
AGCCAAAGCCGCGCACGGTTTGGATGATTTCGGGGTTGGAGGGGTCGCGCTCCAGTTTTTGCCGCAGGAACCAGATGTAGCGGCGCACGTAGCCTCGCTCCACACCCTCTTCCAGCCCCCACACCGCCTGAAGCAACTCCTCTTCCGAGATTGCCCGGCCCTTGTTCTCCACCAAAAACTTGAGCATCCTGAACTCGGTCGGCGAGAGTGAGACGGCCTCGTTGTCTTTGGTCACGTTCCAGCGATCGAGATCAATCGAAACACTGCCAAAGACGTGCAGTTGCCGTTCGGCGGCTGAAGAGTCGCGGGCGCGGCTGAGAATGGCGTTGATGCGGGCCGCCAGTTCGGCGAAACTGAAAGGCTTGGTCACGTAGTCGTCCACGCCGATGCGGAAGCCGCGCAGTTTGTCGGACTCGGACGTTTTGCCGGTGAGCATGATCATCGGCACCGACGAGATTTCGCGGATGCGCGAGGCCAGCACAAAGCCGTCCATGCCGGGCATCATCACGTCCAGGACGACAATATTGGGCCGCTCGTCGTAGAGAATCCGCAACGCCGTTTCGCTTTTGTCGGTGGTGAAGACCGTGAGGCTGGTGTCGCGCAGGTACTCGCCCAAAAATTTCAGCAGGGTGCTATCGTCATCAATCACAAGAACAGTGGTCACAGGTTTGCTCTCCGTAAGCTAACGCAGAATGTAGCCCCGCCGCCGGGAGTGTTTTCCAAAGCAATGCTCCCTTCCATGGCGTCCATGAAGCGGCGGGAGGTGTGAAGCCCGAGGCCGTAGCCATACACTTTTTGCGAATCGCTTTGCTGGGCGCGATGGAACTTGCCGAACACTTTGCCCTGCTGGTCGCTCGGGATGCCGGGGCCATGATCGCTGACCCGGATTTGGATCATAGTGTCGTTGCAGTGGGCCGAAATTTCAACAGGACTTTCGGGTGCATATTTGAAGGCATTGTCAATAAGTTGAAACAAAACGCTCCGCAACCCGCGCTCGTCGCCCAGGACGGGCGGCAGGTCGGGCGGCAGGTTCAGGTTAAGACGGTCAACGTTGGGGTTGGAGAGGAATTGCTCGACCACTGAAGGCAGGAGCGAGTTGAGCGAAAGGGGGGCGATCTTGATGGGCAACTGCCCGGCCTCAAAGGCTGAGATGTCGAGAATGGTTTCGACGATCTTGGTCAGGCGGCGCGCTTCGCGGCTCATGAGGGTGAGGGCCTCGCGCGACTTGAGCGACATCTCTTTGTCACGGGTGAGCATCAACTCCAGGCCGCCGTTGAGGTTGGTGAGCGGGGCGCGTAGTTCGTGCGAGACCAGGGAGATGAATTCGGATTTGAGTTCGTCGAGCGTTTGCAGTTCGGCGTTTTGTTGTTCGAGCTGGCGGTTGGCCGACTCCAGGTTGGCGGTGCGCTCGGTCACTTTGAGCTCGAGGTCGGCGTTGGCGCGCATGAGGCGATCCTGGGCTTCGAGCAGTTGGGCGTTGAGGCTGCGAAGCTTGGACTCCATGTGTTTGCGCTCGGTGACGTCGCGCCCGACTCCGACCAGCCCGGCCACGATCCCGGCCTCGTCGCGCAGGGTGTTCAGGGAAAGCGCCAGCGTGATGGGACGGCTCCCCGTTTTGGCCGAGCCTTCGCCCTGCCAGCTGCCGGTTCGGGCCAGGACGAGAATCTCCCCGACCGAGGCGGGTGGCAGGGGTTGAAAGAGGTCGGCCAGAGTCCGGTTGCCCAGTTCGTCGCCGGGTTGCAGTCCGAGCAGGTTATAAGTCACCGGGTTGGCCAGCAGGAGCCGGCCATCTTCTTTGCAAACGAAGGCGGCGTCGGTGGTGCTGTTAACGAGTTGGGCGTATTGTTGGAGATCGGTTTCGCCAAGCAGAACACCCTGCCGCACGACGAGCAGGGCGCTGAAGAGGATGGCCAGGTAGAGGCTGGTGGCGTCGGCCTGGCTGGTGACGAATTGTAGAGAGATGGTTTCGACAAAAAGGGTGAGCACGGCCAGCACCGGCAGGAAGCGCTGGGCAATTTGGATGAGGCGGGTGCGGCGGCTTCCGAGGCGGGGCAGGTCGAGGCCGGGCCACGCGCCCGCGCCGACTAGGAGCGCGCCCAAGCCGATGATGATTTGCCCTAGCGCCGGGCTAAAGTTGACGGCGGTGATGAGGCCGACGGCGACGATGATGAGGGAGGCGTGCAGGCCGGCAGGCGGGGCGCGTAAGATTACGGCCACAGCGGCCAGGGTGAGCAGGAGTGCGGCAAAAGGATAAACCGCCTGCCAGATGATAATGGCTGGTTCTGTAAACGTCGCCTGGGCCGTTGCCAACAGGGGCCGCAGGCTGAGGTCGTAGATGATGGCGGCGGCACAACCGACGGCCAGGAGCAGGTCGAGCAGGACGCGCAGGCGGGTGGCGCGGTTGCGGGCGCCCATAGGATAGCGCCACAGACCGAAGGCCAGGAGCGGGTAGCCGACGAGGCGGATCAAGTCAATGATAGACGGCGCAAGGGAAGTGGAGCGGGTGAAGGCCTCCAGCAGGGCCGTGAGCAGATTGCTGACCAGCCAGATGAAGAGGCCGACGGCCAACGCATCCCAAGCCGGCTGGAGGGCAGGTTGGCTCTTGGCCCGAAGCTGGAGGGCCAATGCGACGACGATGGCTTCCAGGGCAAACTGCAGGAGACGGGCGAAGGG
It contains:
- a CDS encoding response regulator transcription factor, whose translation is MTTVLVIDDDSTLLKFLGEYLRDTSLTVFTTDKSETALRILYDERPNIVVLDVMMPGMDGFVLASRIREISSVPMIMLTGKTSESDKLRGFRIGVDDYVTKPFSFAELAARINAILSRARDSSAAERQLHVFGSVSIDLDRWNVTKDNEAVSLSPTEFRMLKFLVENKGRAISEEELLQAVWGLEEGVERGYVRRYIWFLRQKLERDPSNPEIIQTVRGFGYRMSD
- a CDS encoding PAS domain-containing protein; translation: MSSAPFSQTWQRWLTALSVAGLLSLLAQQIDWPFARLLQFALEAIVVALALQLRAKSQPALQPAWDALAVGLFIWLVSNLLTALLEAFTRSTSLAPSIIDLIRLVGYPLLAFGLWRYPMGARNRATRLRVLLDLLLAVGCAAAIIYDLSLRPLLATAQATFTEPAIIIWQAVYPFAALLLTLAAVAVILRAPPAGLHASLIIVAVGLITAVNFSPALGQIIIGLGALLVGAGAWPGLDLPRLGSRRTRLIQIAQRFLPVLAVLTLFVETISLQFVTSQADATSLYLAILFSALLVVRQGVLLGETDLQQYAQLVNSTTDAAFVCKEDGRLLLANPVTYNLLGLQPGDELGNRTLADLFQPLPPASVGEILVLARTGSWQGEGSAKTGSRPITLALSLNTLRDEAGIVAGLVGVGRDVTERKHMESKLRSLNAQLLEAQDRLMRANADLELKVTERTANLESANRQLEQQNAELQTLDELKSEFISLVSHELRAPLTNLNGGLELMLTRDKEMSLKSREALTLMSREARRLTKIVETILDISAFEAGQLPIKIAPLSLNSLLPSVVEQFLSNPNVDRLNLNLPPDLPPVLGDERGLRSVLFQLIDNAFKYAPESPVEISAHCNDTMIQIRVSDHGPGIPSDQQGKVFGKFHRAQQSDSQKVYGYGLGLHTSRRFMDAMEGSIALENTPGGGATFCVSLRRANL